In Hemiscyllium ocellatum isolate sHemOce1 chromosome 5, sHemOce1.pat.X.cur, whole genome shotgun sequence, the following are encoded in one genomic region:
- the jcada gene encoding junctional cadherin 5-associated protein, with protein MFSVEDLLISHGYQPPKKSSKDKPLPSDENTYTSCRCEGRENKPSHGTLNGYETDTGAYSASRHTRSLEGSYSDSEGRDRSARRQAGVSCCADVQRLPTSATREAWLNSGPLLPSSSRPKPGKDVTYWRRRGQDFSVLLDYTNRGDSGCKGNNVTKDLNNPKTEQQGKCSQDVRLKNMQHKPEVTRMNEQKGWMSECQSVTVKEMVEDKWRMPEDRKCQSLGTEEWKASLGRQLSDGDGNKLKQGMLPHVVDGEELKREGLPYIKKEKSQSLPRVIPESNGKEFQTGLYYVDMPGFDRNRVENQFLKDDLVLQDNGSYCHPKSSTKWTENFRPCAQLPKAKLTRPLKPPSYELYQQIRRSSEMIPNLHLHRETDGQVVSFANDSEASVDTNCCLQAPAGSSLEPPVYVPPPSYKAPPQQNAGKKCFEKVPACDSTSQPFQSVDTVTAQSHWCLDNQESDHAQQKHISHDSSTKQHLQTKSVSDDVGKNIPHKRQPYSSSHNGYTDDQKAFVKYIPFNDPRLRHITIVQSEKQNSEANRKYEPWKAKDNVVDGNKTFGPSDHCSAFSVPSGSYYSTQAGLRPITDTMTSHKWFVASKSEIENGTKSEHCSKPYLDNQFDNSFKCNSRVLSTLNHPVGYPHSNANSKAESHVHQDTVETITQVKKWEPDSQGFEAQEKKHSKRRISETIFCLVSVPVKTCEEESNEDVFVNDVRNGSIDSILNDSTGNLTEQSFLSMSSSDLELQALTGNMISENGLKRPEPWNEVSNRRTVSYNFNQHRELTASGSWPGDQYRDQETQTSFIKGPRTTRSFTGATKNIRTRSQIQSQNDSEPECSTLMQGDKRNAEVTAINDQKRKLKTCSINGQANLYPSTGSAFSKAAPKQHQVNHTSSNQSHVHGASRCSQKESGGGSVVDQLEQSRVVSQASSSSGREAVGFGQFLLKPVSRRPWDAISELESFNKEIQEQEDRNVQELRKEVEDSELSANQSIHPDNDFSDSQTYQTPELCVSEKSSVKLIKPKEKKDSGSDKSCSNHTNFTPDVQDHSKRSAVNNSNQSINQFQKPINKRTTDTKSSTILNVFTTKNAYFSKLKNENNLEDTKSKRQCININGVRTPMCQLIQERTESTNDPDTSNKVMVPDPKAQPAPETECNDSIGKMFTQFDNDQGYSEPILNSLNCHKSTKPKTDNLYDLLEQKPVEGISKTESLEERAARILGIDVAGEALISPVKKTSHQNTGENETKPPFDVELGYNGNHFVADRKNASVGQTRHIEEKSLESNKLSEWKQNPLYGSSSGNNLHENKLLKHLAKSNKESGKRAIINEFFHGPFKEFYNWTDANCCLNAESKAASVPDADRKGRNSSEKIESLQGKISSSPPNRTALDRLARMKEVDSVSRIRRLSIKSTGSGDDFDEEKCRTERGEEEADDMLARQEELCTARKRVISLDQDLEPIASSMTADSEHRHMADVYDPSKVETV; from the exons GTTAAACAGTGGTCCTCTGCTACCTTCTTCATCCAGGCCCAAACCTGGGAAGGATGTCACATATTGGAGACGAAGAGGGCAAGACTTCAGTGTTTTATTGGATTACACAAACCGCGGGGACTCAGGCTGCAAAGGAAATAATGTGACAAAAGATCTAAACAATCCAAAGACTGAACAACAAGGGAAATGTTCACAAGACGTACGGCTGAAGAACATGCAACACAAACCAGAAGTAACGAGAATGAATGAGCAAAAAGGTTGGATGTCAGAATGTCAGAGTGTGACAGTGAAAGAGATGGTTGAAGACAAGTGGAGAATGCCAGAGGATCGTAAGTGCCAGAGCTTGGGGACAGAGGAATGGAAAGCGTCTTTAGGAAGACAGTTGTCTGATGGTGATGGAAACAAATTGAAACAGGGCATGTTGCCTCATGTGGTTGATGGTGAAGAATTAAAAAGAGAAGGATTACCATACATAAAGAAGGAAAAGTCTCAGTCATTGCCCAGAGTTATACCAGAAAGTAATGGTAAGGAATTTCAGACAGGTCTATATTATGTAGATATGCCTgggtttgacagaaacagagtggaaaatcaatttttgaaagatGATCTTGTGTTGCAGGATAATGGCTCTTATTGTCATCCTAAATCAAGTACAAAATGGACAGAAAATTTCAGGCCATGTGCTCAGTTGCCAAAAGCGAAGTTGACTAGACCACTGAAACCTCCTTCATATGAATTGTATCAGCAAATTAGGAGAAGTTCAGAAATGATACCCAATCTCCATCTGCACAGAGAAACTGATGGGCAAGTGGTTTCTTTTGCCAATGACAGTGAAGCAAGTGTTGATACTAATTGCTGCCTTCAAGCTCCTGCTGGTAGCAGCTTGGAACCTCCTGTCTATGTGCCTCCCCCATCTTACAAAGCACCACCTCAGCAGAACGCTGGtaagaaatgttttgaaaaagtGCCTGCTTGTGATAGCACATCTCAGCCCTTTCAGTCAGTGGATACTGTTACTGCTCAGTCACATTGGTGTTTAGATAACCAGGAGAGTGATCATGCTCAGCAGAAACATATCTCTCATGATAGCAGCACAAAGCAACATCTGCAAACCAAGAGTGTTAGTGATGATGTAGGTAAAAATATCCCTCACAAAAGACAACCCTATAGTTCTTCACATAACGGCTACACAGATGACCAAAAGGCTTTTGTCAAGTACATACCATTTAATGATCCACGATTAAGACACATTACTATAGTGCAGTCTGAGAAGCAAAACAGTGAAGCCAATCGTAAGTATGAACCGTGGAAAGCAAAGGACAATGTTGTAGATGGAAACAAGACATTTGGACCATCAGACCATTGCAGTGCCTTTTCTGTTCCATCAGGATCATATTATTCCACTCAGGCAGGCCTGAGGCCTATTACTGATACTATGACTAGCCACAAATGGTTTGTAGCATCCAAGTCAGAGATTGAGAATGGTACTAAGTCTGAACATTGTTCTAAACCATATCTGGACAACCAGTTTGACAACTCATTCAAATGTAATTCCAGGGTTCTTTCAACCTTAAACCATCCTGTTGGTTATCCGCATTCGAATGCCAATTCTAAAGCAGAATCACAtgtgcatcaagacactgttgaaACCATTACCCAGGTGAAGAAGTGGGAACCAGATTCCCAGGGTTTTGAGGCACAAGAGAAGAAACACTCCAAAAGAAGAATTTCAGAAACAATATTTTGTCTTGTTTCCGTGCCAGTTAAAACATGCGAAGAAGAGTCAAATGAAGATGTCTTTGTTAATGATGTGAGAAATGGGAGTATTGACAGTATTCTGAATGACAGCACTGGAAACTTAACAGAGCAAAGTTTTTTAAGCATGTCTTCCTCCGACTTGGAATTACAAGCTCTGACAGGAAACATGATCTCAGAAAATGGGTTGAAGCGACCTGAGCCTTGGAATGAAGTTAGCAATAGACGTACAGTTAGCTATAATTTTAACCAGCACAGAGAATTAACAGCTTCTGGCTCTTGGCCGGGTGACCAGTATAGAGATCAAGAAACGCAAACGAGCTTCATTAAAGGTCCCCGTACCACTCGGTCATTCACTGGTGCTACAAAAAATATTAGAACACGCAGCCAGATTCAAAGTCAGAATGACTCAGAACCTGAATGCAGTACATTAATGCAAGGGGATAAAAGGAATGCAGAAGTTACAGCCATCAATGACCAGAAACGTAAGCTGAAAACCTGTTCAATAAATGGTCAGGCAAACTTGTATCCCTCTACAGGTAGTGCTTTCTCAAAGGCAGCTCCTAAACAGCATCAGGTCAATCACACTAGCTCAAACCAAAGTCATGTTCACGGGGCTTCGAGATGCTCACAGAAAGAAAGTGGAGGTGGAAGTGTGGTGGATCAGTTGGAACAGAGCAGAGTGGTTTCACAGGCATCGTCAAGCAGTGGCAGAGAGGCAGTCGGGTTTGGTCAGTTCCTCTTGAAACCTGTAAGCCGCCGTCCTTGGGACGCAATTAGTGAATTAGAAAGTTTCAACAAAGAGATTCAAGAGCAAGAGGATCGCAATGTTCAGGAACTGCGGAAGGAAGTTGAAGACAGTGAGCTTAGTGCAAATCAGTCAATACACCCAGACAATGATTTTTCAGACAGTCAGACTTACCAAACACCTGAGTTGTGTGTGTCTGAAAAATCATCAGTCAAGCTGATCAAGCCCAAAGAAAAGAAGGACAGTGGCAGTGATAAAAGTTGCTCAAATCACACTAATTTTACCCCTGATGTACAggaccattctaaaagatctgcTGTCAATAACAGCAACCAGTCAATCAATCAATTCCAAAAACCCATCAATAAAAGAACAACTGATACCAAAAGTAGCACAATTCTAAATGTATTCACAACAAAGAATGCCTACTTCAGTAaattaaaaaatgaaaacaatttgGAGGACACCAAGAGCAAAAGGCAGTGTATAAACATCAATGGAGTTCGAACGCCTATGTGTCAGTTAATTCAAGAACGAACAGAAAGCACAAATGATCCGGACACGTCAAACAAAGTGATGGTGCCAGACCCCAAAGCTCAGCCAGCTCCAGAAACTGAATGTAATGACAGTATTGGAAAAATGTTCACTCAGTTTGACAATGATCAGGGTTACTCCGAACCTATTCTGAACTCTCTAAACTGTCACAAAAGCACAAAGCCAAAAACTGACAACCTATACGACCTCTTAGAGCAAAAACCTGTGGAAGGAATTTCAAAAACTGAATCATTAGAAGAAAGAGCTGCTCGGATTTTGGGAATAGATGTAGCTGGAGAAGCCTTGATTTCTCCAGTGAAGAAGACATCACACCAGAATACAGGAGAAAATGAGACAAAACCTCCTTTTGATGTGGAACTGGGCTATAACGGTAATCATTTTGTGGCAGACAGGAAAAATGCTTCAGTGGGACAGACAAGACACATCGAGGAGAAATCTTTGGAAAGCAACAAGCTTTCAGAATGGAAACAAAACCCTCTGTATGGAAGCTCAAGTGGAAATAATTTACATGAGAATAAATTGCTGAAGCATCTTGCTAAAAGTAACAAGGAGTCAGGGAAAAGGGCCATCATAAACGAGTTCTTTCATGGACCTTTCAAGGAGTTTTATAATTGGACTGATGCAAATTGCTGTCTGAATGCAGAAAGCAAGGCTGCCTCTGTCCCAGATGCAGACAGGAAAGGTCGAAATTCTTCAGAGAAGATTGAGTCATTGCAAGGCAAAATCTCATCATCTCCCCCAAACCGAACAGCTCTCGACCGCTTGGCCAGAATGAAAGAAGTAGATTCGGTTTCCCGTATCAGACGTCTCAGCATCAAAAGTACAGGTTCTGGTGATGATTTTGATGAGGAAAAATGTAGAACAGAGAGGGGAGAAGAGGAAGCAGATGACATGTTGGCCAGACAGGAAGAACTCTGTACAGCAAGGAAGAGAGTCATATCACTGGACCAAGATTTGGAACCTATTGCATCTTCAATGACAGCTGATTCTGAGCACAGACATATGGCAG ATGTTTATGATCCCAGCAAAGTTGAGACTGTGTGA